GACGCTTGCCTTCACTGCGATGCTGCTTCTCCCCATGTGAAGTCGCTCTGGAGCCACTGCAGCATGGTATCAAAAAGAGCAGTGGTTCCTGTGCAGAtaaggtgctaaaagagccacttcgtttcaactttgagcagaaatgattatGTTCTGCCTCACATCACCGCTCATTGTGTATGTTGTTTAATGGGCAGGGGCAACGTGGTCAAGCTAGTATTTCCTTCAACTTAGTATTtcctgctgggggggggggggggggggggggggggggggggggggtaattacCTGCTCGTCTTCCAGGACAGGGAGGGGCTGATGCTCAGCGAGCAGTATTCACAAGGTATACTTATAGATTGATGACGCAAGCAAAATACCACTTTGGGCATGATTTTGATGAAGGAAAAGCATCATAGTTAAAAATTGATTATGCTTGATATACATCCATTAAGTACCTCAAAAATGTTCATGGTGAACCTTTTGGACTAGCTAAAACATCCTCTTAACCTATGCCAATGGCATTCTTCaacatataaatgtttatatagCCCTTAGGTGTTATCGTCAAAAGTATAGACTTATCTAGATTTCTGTTACTTTGTCAAAGTATCTCTGATTATTAAACTTTAGATTTTCTAAACTTTCATTATAATATGAAACAGCTTCAACTTCgagattttattctatttatgaAAAGAGAAACAATAGATGGTTGAAAATCTATCTCTTTAGTTAAAAGAATCTGGTGGGAAAAAATAGTTTCTATCTTGCTTACTGGTTGACTAGAGCAATGTGGCCGCAAATCCAAAGTCTGCTTCTGATTGGCTCATCAAGCCCTCTGACGATTTCTTTCCCCAGAAACTGCCAGCTGGCCGCTAAGTTCTGAGAGAGAAATGGAAACATAGAACTTGCTTTTGCCAATCCAAGCAAGAACCAACCTGATCAATTTATGTGATTTGGTTGTGATTAAAGTTATTGTTGCCATCTGACCTTTTGTTGGGTTTGTTCAAAATTTTGTGTGAAGTTCCAGCGGTGTTGCAtagttttttgggttttttttttttggccaccaACATGGTCAGCATCATTCACTGAGTCATTCTTTCCACTGTGTCCAGTTCAGTTTTATGGTGATCCAGAGCAAGACCAAGAAGACCAAGAACAGTGAGCTACCACCCTTCCAAGTAACCTTCCTGGGAAGACAGAGCAGCTGTTGGAGCCGAAAGCCGCCGAGAAGTAGATGGAGATGATTGGACCACAAATTTGAGCTGGTTCTGTAACTGCTGTCTGAGCCAAAAGTAGGAGCATtcttgtcctgtttttttttttttttatgtggtttCTGGTGACATTTTTAGGGGGTCTGGTAacttttttccttatttttttctttttaaaactatCCTGCAAAAATTAAGTACAAGAACCCCAAATTCTAGGCAACAAAACCCTTTATTTAAACCCCTGAGATAACGTTGAACttcgattcaattcaattttatttatatagcgccaaatcatgaaacatgtcatctcaaggcactttacaaagtcaagttcaatcatattatacagattgggtcagattatacagattggtcaaaatgtcctacataaggaaaccagttgattgggGAAACCTTTAATCAGCTTAAATAGTATTTTGAAtgaaattcagttaaatttCTCATTCCCTTTCTCCTTGTAGTGAATTTTGGAGTTAATGTTTGGGTtgatcttgtttgttttgtgcttattttttacttaattaCCCTAATTAGGAAATAAATTGCTGtgcaattacaaaataaaaataatactctGTACTTGGAATGAATTTCACAGTACAGAAATCTTAATTCTGAGAAATATacacaatctttttttctggTTAATGATTCACCCTTaggaaaaaattatttgttagGGGTAGGGTAATCCTCATATTTCTCAGATCTTTCTTAAAAATCTGATCGCCAATCTTACTTTTCAGTGCATCAAATCCACTAATCCTGACTTAAATTGCAGGATATACAGTAGAAGCTCTTTAATTCACTCCGCGAGCGCTATCCCTTCTCTCTTTTAAACACGCCTTCCTTTCCTCAGCAGCGGACCCATTGAGGAATCAGGCCTGTCATTCTCAGATCTTGGCTGTTTACACTGAATTAACTAGCGAGTGAACAGATGTTTGCCCACATGCTCAAAATGTTTCTGAGGCTGTAAATCCTCCAGGAGAGTGAGATGGCAGGATAATAAACACTTACACCTTCCAACTAGACACTCCAGAATAAGCAAATAAATTGTATGGTTATATCatattatttagtttatttctgccaaaaaattataacaaactttgtgttttaatgtttacATTAATTATTACGTTTTTACCAATTAGTAACAATCTTTTagctggggaggggggggggggttatttaaGGGGATTAACAGACACACAGAGTGTATGAGGGGTTATCACTGAAGCAAAAATAAGCCTAGAACAATGTCAAATCTCGTATGAAATAGGACACAACTAAAAATATTAGCCCAGTTTATGAATACTTGCAGGAAAAACACTTTCCATGCAAACCACAGAACCCACTCTGCTTTCTGATAGGTCTTCGGTTCTCATTTATTTGGATTAAATTCAtcataaaaaggtttttttggGGGCTACTCTTTTTCCACATGAGATCTTGCCTGCATGCGGTGTTATGTTTCCAGTTCACAGTGAAAGGAGATTCAGTCTGCTGAAGGCCTTTCTTGCAGGGATGACAGCAAatggacattttctttttacagccaGCCAGCCGGCCATTCTCCTGTAAATTGACCACAGGAAACATGAATTCTAGCAAGTCATAAATGCTTAACTAGCGCCTCCCAGTGGTGGCAAAAAACACTGATGGGTAAAGCATGTCCTTCAGGCAGAAACTGTAGAAATTGTTTCATGGAGCTTTATAATCTCTTATACCACCTTAAGGTACGAGAGAACTAAAATAAGCTGCTGCTTAGGTCCGGAAGAGCACTGAGGTTATCTCCAACGAATCTTTGATCACCCCCCAGAGAGCACCATCAAacccatcatcttcaaatggaaagcacaaggtgccacaacaaacctgccaccAAAACTCACAGACTGGGCAAGGAGGGCATTATTCAGAAAGACAGCAGAGACACTAAAGGCAACCCTGAATGAGTTGCAGAGCTCCACAACAGAGACTGTAGGATCTGTCCATCGGACCACAATAAGCTGAGTAGAGCTAGACTTTATAGAAAATTGGCTCGAAAATaacctgctttgttttaaaaagaaggcGGAATGGCTTAAGCTTGCCTAAAGGCATGTGGGCGCCTCCCCAAACgtatggaagaaggtgctctggtcagatgaaactaaAGTTTAACCTTTCAGCCACCAAGGTAAACACTATGCCTGGTACTAACCCAACACCCGCAGAACCCACAGCCAAACTTGgcggtggcagtatcatgctgtgggcatgtTTTTCAGCATCAGGAAGTCGAAAGCTGGTCCGAGTCGAGGGAAAGATGAATACTGGGATATTCTTGAGCCAAACCCGTGAGACTACCTGTAATTTGAGATTGAGTCGGAGGCTCACCTCCCAGCAGCACAATGATCCGAACCGtcctgctaaagcaacactcgaGAGGtttaacacaaacattttactgtgtcagaaaggcctagtcaaagtccaaacctcaaTCCAATTGAATACCtgtgtttaaacatttaaccTAAAGGAGCTGCAGCACTGCAGGCTTGAAGAATGGGCATTAATACCAGCGGCGAGACGTGGCAAGCTCATAAAGGCTGATCCAAAGCTACTTTCAGCTGGAATTGCCCTTTTGTCCTATTTGATGTTtgctttcaaattaaaatacaaaatacatcttcaaagttgtggACATGTTCTATAAattaaatggtgcaaactcttCAATGATCCTTTTCAATTCCAGGTTCAAATGAAAAGTATTCACCCAGGGGTGAATACTTGTGCTACAAACTGTACCTATTCAGAAGTGGGTTATTTTTCAACCTTCCAAGCTGCAAAAGGCCGCTTCAGAAATCTAATGCTAgtgttttaaagaaatgctGACTTTcccagtatttttatttatcaattaGCAAGATTGAGATTATCTGCCACCTTCTACTCAGCAAGCAGTTaccttaaaatgttaaaagccagGAGAATTTGTAAAagaactgaataaataataaataataataataataataataatataattaaaaatactgtaatatattttatttgtatagcactttacaaGAATCAGGTAAAATCACAAAACGGACAGTTAAGTACATCAAACAAtatagaagaagagaaaaaaaagaaacatagaaCTGGATATTAATCAAGTAAAtgaatgtaatatttttaattagcaCTGTTAATCCCAAGAGCTGTCATTATGTGACGTGAACGGGACTTAACTAGTAAGCAGCTATGTTAATGGTTAAAGCTGTGCagtgcaaaactattcatacctttcaattttgttttacattttgtctctCAAACCGTTACAACCCCACACTTAACTgtactttattgggattttatgtgataggctAACAAAACGCAGCATAGAactgaaatgttctgtttttgtttttatatatatatattagggctgtgcataaaaatcgatataaagattaatatcgatatttttaaaaacgatttaatatcgatattctggctttcaatatcgatatacctcccaacctctagggggcgttattacagcacaaccattacagttcacagcgaaggagagcaagtgagacgaatttgtggaacggccgacaggattttagaagctcctttgtccctaaaatcagatgtttgggcacatttttggtttctgtgacacgttaaatgcattgaagcaaatgcactttattttcctgttaatatgtctgtgatcaataaatagaacataaacataatatttggctgattttggtgattgaatcactgaacattaattcaaagtaataaatatcgatattggaatcaaagcaagctgagctatgtatcgagaatcgtatcgaatcggctcatcctagatgatacccagccctaatatatatatatatatatatatatacaaatttcCAAAGTGTGATGGCCTTTTAATGTTCAGACTAAAAGTGCTGCACagcaataaaaagacaaaatataagACAACATAAGATATATAATGCCTTATATAAAACATAAGACAAGTTATAAGACAATATTGTCATATAAAATATAAGGAAATATAAGATAGGAACAATACAAAAGTGGCAACATTGGGTCAGTTAGTAATTGTCTAAACAAGCAATTTTAAGgaactttttaaaacacatctaCTGAGTCCAGAGAGCGCAGCTCAAGACGAAGTTCGTTCCAAAGTCGAGAAGCGGCAGCTTTAAAAGAACGGTCGCCCCGTTTTAAGGCAGGTTCGTGGAACCATCCACTGGTTCGGTTCAGACAAACTCAGACTCAGGGTCGAGCTGCAGCGCTTAATTAGGTCACAGATGTAGGCCGGAGCCTATAGACGTAGCACCAAGATTTAAAAATTGAGCACGACACACAACAGGGAGCCAGGGGAGAGATTTTAACACAGGCGCCATGTGAGCCCTCCGGTTGGTCCTGGTCAGAAGTCCCGCAGGTGAGTTTTGGACTGGCTGCAGACGGGCCAGCTCTTTCTTGTTTGCTTGGGTGCAAATGTATGAATTACCATTTTGAGCTCATTTCTGGACACCGTGGATCTGAGCTCAGCGACGATACGCAGATGAGGGGAGCAGTTCTTAACCAGCATGGTCACCTACATGGCCTCATCAAAGCTAACCACAACACAGTCTGGTTTTAGCCGAGAGGCTCAGGTCACCAAAGCGCTGTTTACTggaaccaatttttttttttttttttttttttttttttacagtcttctggtgAGGTGTCTTCACCAGCTTCACTCAGCAACAAACTGAAACTGTTGTCTAATCTTCTTCACCAAATCTGTCCCCATGAGTCATATTGGACGGCGTCTGTTAGAatgatttattcattatttactGCATATTGTTTAACTGTGGCAATGTGAGTCAAATGACATgtccgaaaaaattatttacacataaataaggctgaaagaataaaaaagtccACTGCATCCGTCTGTCacggtaaaataaaaaaatatttgtatccaACACTGAATACATTTCTGTCAAAGACGAATAAATACGCTGCTGTGACTTTTGCGTTCAACTCCTCCCAAAGCAACGGTTTATAAATCTTATACCTGTTTGACAAAACCTGGGATGAGTCCGCCCGTCAGGGATCTCCATACGGTTCGCGATTCATGCCCATCTTCAGGAAACTGTTTTTCCCAGAAGGTACTCGGCGTATTCTTTTCGCCGGAGCACCCGATGCATTTTGAAAGTGTTGGCTGAGGTGCTGGTGTAGGCCATCATCTGCTTCCGCAGCTCCTTGAACGCCCCCTGCGACACCAGCTGCACCCTCATTGGGCCGATGCTGCCTTTTGTGCGAAACGACTTGTAGACGGCAGAGTCCTTCTGGAGACAAATGTCCAGCTGGAGGGAACGACGAAGAATGCAAAGCGTGTTAAGAGAAGATTTTTAAGGATAAAAGAAAGACCACTGGAGTTAGTCTCACCTTATATCTCTGTTCCTCTGTTAGATTCCTCACCCCTTTAAGCTCTAGAAAGACCTGGTAATGAGGGTCTGAGCCTCCTATTGAATCGCCTGCATTGCAACAGTAAATTCAGAAGTTTGCaaataagagctttaaaaagtcaaattcgaAACTGAAAGATTAAATCCAAGTAATTTTACCCAAGATGCCGCTCTCTGCACAGGAGTAGTCCACCAGCTGAGCTCCGGGCCACTGAGCGACGGCTCTCTTCAACGCCCCGAGGAACAACGCCTCAGAGACCTTCTCTCCTCGAACGTTCAGCATCTGACCCCGTCTGGCATGAAAAGAACgacaaataaaaactctgatttgtctttttaaaacttCAAACATGATGCACGGTAGGTAAAGGACTAAGAGACGTCGAACCTGTACTGAAACTCCACGATGGGGCACTGGTTATGAAAACCAACGACTTTCACAATGTCTCCCATACGGTATCTGTAACACAGAGTTTGTTTTACTTGTAGCAGTCcaagtgcatttttatttttattttggtttattatATTCTATGTgatacaatgcgctcaaaaatctgttaaaatgtttaagtacgactttggttagcgaCGAAGAAGCTctactcaatggatattcggagtaTTACGGTATACTGTctctacctgaggacccctgagctgtctacaagactgcctgactgtaatgtctaaactagaagtacATTCATGTAAGGTAGCTTGGAGTTAATGCTAGCAACAACAAACctagggcagtgtagtccagctactctgtcctcccggcagagacggatagctctacCCTCTAAGGAGAGAGCGgtgtaaggtgaccagatttgatttctctaatgaaatcaaatctgttgacgtctctgattttgttaagcgCAAAATCTCtgcctgggttttttttttttttttgtctgaactgcaatGCCGACTGGgggcactgcaaaaacggaactaaaaataagtaaaattttcttaaaatgaatgtatctgtcattgatttgagcaagtaaataagatgatttgtcaatggaataagatttttgcacttaaaatgggaacaattcatctccatcatcttatgtCAAGTGctggatatctaattatcttaatttatgggtcaaaatgctcatttcattggcaaatgatcatatttacctgctcagatgaaggacaaaaacactatgtttaaaaacatttagcttATCTTTAGATCCGCTTTTGCAGTGGGGAAGTTGCGTTCGGCAAAGCTCTTCTACGTCAGGACAGCGGCAATACCGGGTAAATGCTTCTTGTTGcactaaactttttttactccatcatgacaTAATGAAACGGGACATTTCCGGGGTCAGCTTTTGtcggggacaggtcatccaaaatggggtctgtccccagaaatcggggacgtctggtcaccctaccagAGGGGCGGAGAGAAATTACAatcttgggaagaatatgtggCACGCCTTGTAAttcggtgcgccttatggtccaaatAAATAGGGTAACAAAAAAGTTCTGTTtcctaatttattatttttcatttattttttttagtaatgaAGGAAAATCAAACCTGAAAAGCCCTGACGCATTGGTGATAACAAGCTCGTAGCTTTCACCCTCCTTCACCTCTTCCATCAGCAGAGTTTGGGGGGTCTCCTCATCCAGGCTGCTTTCAGGCAGAAACTCACAGAACATGGAGCGTGGACAAAGCAGGTAACGTCTGTTTGCCTCCTGAGGCCACAGGTTCACTCCAATCAGACCTGCAGACACCCATACAGAGGATGAACGCTGGGCTGACTTGGTCAACACTACAAAGCATTTCAATAATTGTCAATTTTAATGCCAATTGTCATcagtaattaataaatcagttgTGGCATTTCCCATGGAGCCTGGAAGTGTTTGTACCTTCTGTAGCAGCATAGAAGGGTGAATAGAAAGGCACTCCTTTGCAGTAAGTCTCCCTCAACATTTCGCCGTAGATTTGATTGGAGCCTGAGTCCACTGCCAGCACCAGGTTCAGGTGAGGCCACAGGCGTTTGGCGATTCCAACAAAACCCTCCTGGAAGTGAGCCCGGAGCTGATCGGCCCGCTCGGCATCCGGCTTCATTAGAACTTCCAGTCGGGTCCTCACTTTGGGTTCCAGAGACAAGGCGCCGCTGATTGTCCCTCGTTCGATGTCGTCCACCAGCTCCTGCCAGCGCTCCTGTGAGATTGAAAGCAAAACCGAAAGACTTTTATCATCATGTTTTGATTCATAAAATgcgatttggaaaaaaaaaaaaaaaagaaatcaggcaCCTGACAAAGATTGATGCAATATGCAAGTGAACAGCAACAAAGGgtgttcaggttttttttaaggatgATGCTTTATAAAGTTACGTTGAAAACAAAGTCCTGCCATGCAAGGCCTTGCTAAACTTCTTGCTTAAACTTGTCTTTTctatattttgtcatgttacaaccataaacatTATCGCATTTTATTAAGATCTTACaggatagaccaacacaaaggagtacataattgtgaagtggaagaaaaacgtGTGACGTGCACGTGTATTCAGCAACCTTTATGCTTGCTAATTTGTGTATAGAGTCTTTATCTCAAAAATACAGAAGGTTCTGGTAGTGCTCTGGTCACATGGCACcaaggcttgttttttttttactttttagctCACATGCAAAATACTACCTTAATgtcagaaaactaacactgcataCCAAACTGACTACAGTATCTAAACtacaaaacatggtggtggcagcatcatggtgtggggaagcttttgttcagcagggaagctggtcgGAGTTGATGgatgaagatggatggaggtaaatAAAGGACAACACTGCAAGAAAGCTTcttagaagctgcaaaagacttgagaccaaGGCAGAGGTTTACCATCCAGCAGCACAGCAATCTCCAGTGTACAGGCAGAGCTACTTTAAATGGTTCCGACTAAAGCATACTCATGGGTCAGTTAAAAATCAAGATCCAAacccagttaaagtccagagctaaatctgactgagaatctgtggtaaaACTTGAAAATGTTCACAGTCACCTCaatgttactgcctactgcacactatcatctctgaatatctcgatgcacatttctgtaaacaaaGCCTGAATTAATCATTGCTCAATAAGCACCGTATCACCTCATTGTCTTTATCTGTgaacgcttaaaaaaaaaatgtactgttgttcattgcctgtttgtttgacAGTTTTTGCCTAATGTGTAACGTGAACCGCAATAGCCAAAGAAAATTTTGCCGCGGGGGAAactttctgattctgatgtagTCTCA
Above is a genomic segment from Fundulus heteroclitus isolate FHET01 chromosome 10, MU-UCD_Fhet_4.1, whole genome shotgun sequence containing:
- the ghdc gene encoding GH3 domain-containing protein, coding for MGFSWIIVAVPLCFAVLSVAVAINGETLAMPPPLPTAVGVLSVAGMALLWRDISSKMKGNNRTLGSLLSQYVAVKAVGWLGRRQRKKLEADTLQVMQVQEETLLKRLRKNADTFYGRKYDFHSVNDAAAFRARHPITTYDHYRELVGRIAAGEEKLIIAEKPLILAMTSGTSGPSAMLLSTKDTNTEFFLQGVAVCLDAMRRAFPESDSLQRTTKFFYTPTLRQSEAGIPIGPNSSTPASSRHMLNLYTTPAPAFEVPSERDTLYLHLLFALKDPSVGTLESNFASTVFYAFTALQERWQELVDDIERGTISGALSLEPKVRTRLEVLMKPDAERADQLRAHFQEGFVGIAKRLWPHLNLVLAVDSGSNQIYGEMLRETYCKGVPFYSPFYAATEGLIGVNLWPQEANRRYLLCPRSMFCEFLPESSLDEETPQTLLMEEVKEGESYELVITNASGLFRYRMGDIVKVVGFHNQCPIVEFQYRRGQMLNVRGEKVSEALFLGALKRAVAQWPGAQLVDYSCAESGILGDSIGGSDPHYQVFLELKGVRNLTEEQRYKLDICLQKDSAVYKSFRTKGSIGPMRVQLVSQGAFKELRKQMMAYTSTSANTFKMHRVLRRKEYAEYLLGKTVS